The Streptomyces sp. NBC_00162 genome window below encodes:
- the hisF gene encoding imidazole glycerol phosphate synthase subunit HisF gives MSLAVRVIPCLDVDNGRVVKGVNFQNLRDAGDPVEMAKLYDAEGADELTFLDITASSGNRETTYDVVRRTAEQVFIPLTVGGGVRTADDVDKLLRAGADKVGVNTAAIARPELIQEIAERFGRQVLVLSVDARRTASGSFEVTTHGGRKGTGMDAVEWAHRAAELGAGEILLNSMDADGTKDGYDTEMIAAVRRHVTVPVIASGGAGKLEHFAPAIAAGADAVLAASVFHFGDLRISEVKTALREAGHPVR, from the coding sequence ATGAGCCTCGCCGTACGTGTGATCCCCTGCCTGGACGTGGACAACGGCCGGGTCGTCAAGGGCGTCAACTTCCAGAACCTGCGCGACGCCGGTGACCCGGTGGAGATGGCCAAGCTGTACGACGCCGAGGGCGCCGACGAGCTGACCTTCCTCGACATCACCGCGTCCTCCGGCAACCGCGAGACCACGTACGACGTGGTGCGGCGGACCGCCGAGCAGGTCTTCATCCCGCTGACCGTGGGCGGCGGCGTCCGCACCGCGGACGACGTGGACAAGCTGCTGCGGGCCGGTGCGGACAAGGTGGGCGTGAACACCGCCGCCATCGCCCGCCCCGAGCTCATCCAGGAGATCGCGGAGCGCTTCGGCCGGCAGGTACTGGTCCTGTCGGTGGACGCCCGCCGCACCGCCTCGGGCTCCTTCGAGGTCACCACCCACGGCGGCCGCAAGGGCACCGGCATGGACGCCGTCGAGTGGGCCCACCGGGCGGCCGAACTGGGCGCCGGGGAAATCCTGTTGAACTCGATGGACGCCGACGGCACCAAGGACGGGTACGACACCGAGATGATCGCGGCCGTGCGCAGGCACGTCACGGTCCCGGTGATCGCCTCGGGCGGCGCGGGCAAGCTGGAGCACTTCGCGCCGGCGATCGCGGCGGGCGCCGACGCGGTCCTCGCGGCCTCGGTGTTCCACTTCGGCGACCTGCGCATCTCCGAGGTCAAGACGGCCCTGCGCGAGGCGGGTCACCCCGTCCGCTGA